In Ursus arctos isolate Adak ecotype North America unplaced genomic scaffold, UrsArc2.0 scaffold_2, whole genome shotgun sequence, the genomic stretch TATGCCCTGGGGATAGTGTGACGTGGGACATACTAACCTTGTCCCTCAAACAATTTCCATGAACCTCTTCTAATGGAGCATCTTGCTGTACCAGTGTGATCTTAATGTTCTCATTAAGATACATTAGAGTCATACAGTGTGGTCTCTAAGTGCACACTAACTTTGCCATGTCCTTGATCTAGGAAATCTGTTCTATGGCTGGAGAAAAGCTTTGCTGTGTTAGATTTTATAAGGGATAGAATGTGGTCTCCAAAATGGCTCCTTCCTGATGACTTTGCAGAGGTAACTTAGGCTctgccagatttttttcttttgcagtgaCTTTAGAATCTAATCTTTGGGTAAGATGAGACTCTACTGCAATTGTTTAAAAGGAGTAGGAATTAGGATCATCAGGATACCATAACCTAAAATTATATTGAATTAGTATTGAGGGCATTGACTAAAGTTGAGGGCTTGTGTTGCACTGGGGCCTTTTCTACCACACTCATTTATTGCAAATTCCCTTAAAAAGGGTAGACATGCCTTCCAATTTAGGACTAAAAATGTAGTAAGAATCCAACTTAAGAAACCAAATGTACAGGAGGACTGTCTGCTTTTTGTTTGGTCACCAAAAATATCATACAATTCCAAAAACATTTTGGGAGATTTCTTCCAAAACGGGGAAAATACTGGGAATctggaagagaaatttttaaaaaggctgaaTAAGAGGAACTCCAGCATgtgtttcccttttaaaatacatCACAGGATACATAGAAACCTACTATAATCAAGcatgtgtctgcatgtgtgtgcacacatgagtgGTAAATCCCAGGGAAACCGCTATTAATTACATTGTAGAGCTGTTCTTGCCTTGGACAGGCAAAGGGAGAACAAATAAAtagattcatattttattattttgcaaagAATCTGGATTAAATAGCTTCACTGAAAACTGGCACCACCCTTTTGAGCCATATGCAGACAAGCAAACAACATAGGCACCTTTCCATGTCAATTGTATCTGCGTTTGTGGCTGAATGGCAATGCCAGCTGGACTGTGGGGCAGAGCGGAGAATGCCTCCCTTCACACCTGGAGAGCTACAGTTTCTGACCCTTGAAAATTAAGTCCAGTTTGGAAGTCActtcaaagaaaacaatttgGTGAGGGCTTCAGCAAGCAAGGAGGCAGGGTTGACAACTCTACACGTAAAGGGCTTCTCTGGGAAGCTTGAGTGGCACCGCAGTAAGAAGCTATTTTGAGTAAAGGGATCATACACAGCTGACACAGGGATGGATCGAAACAATGGCAAGAGTGggcttatttttttgtttttctgggctCAAGAGATCCTCCTTTCCCCCCACACACCAGGCGGGGTCTTTATTTTGGAGGAGATAGATAAAATCTATACATAATGGCAAATagaaagactgcattttagacCCAGGTCTGAGGGTCATTGTTATGTTGGTTTGGAGCCTTTCCAAAGAAGCTCTGGCCAGAGTTTGGATGGGATTAATGCTCCCTTGTCCCCACAGTGTCATTCTGTAGTTTAGGGTTCCAGGGCCACTTCAAGACCACAGCCTTCTCTAGGACAAAGGGCACCTTGGAAAAATCCCAGATTGGTCAGCATTGTTAGCTGCTGGGGATGGCACAGGGAAGCGATGGTTGACCTCAGCTCTTGGAAGAAGAGTGTGGAATCAGCTACCTGCTACTGTGGCTTGGTGTGTCACATAAGTGAGTGGTTCCCAATGACTGTGGATGGTGCCAAGGTAAAGTCATAGACTATTTCTTTACTGTGTGTCCTCACTGGCCACAGGATGATGACACAACCTCCAAAGGTATCTTCAAACTGGTAGGAACTTTTGCTGTCAAGTGACATtgtgaaaataaatgcataaatgaaaacaagattgatgcttttctttcttctcttccatctttTCTCATCTACCAGTCTGAGAGTTGCTTAGTCCATGGAGACAGGAAATCAGGTTGGCACTCTTAAGTGAGCTACCCTTCCATCTGGAAATAGATTAGACAGAGGCACTAAGTGCCAAGCTTATAGGGTCATGGGGATACTTTTATAGGTTTTCCATTTTTGTCATATTGGTACACCAACATCTTGATACAGTGTGAGTTGGCCGGTGAGATCCAGGGGCTACTTGTTATGGAAAAGTTATGGTTGGTGTAAAACTGTACAGGTTGCTTCTGGCACTTGAAGAAGGCCTTGAGCGTGGCAGCTGCCATTGTGCGGAACCTCTTGCTGATAAAGCAGTAGAGGAAGAAGTTGATGGCTGTGTTCAGAAGGGCCAGCATGTTGGCAATGTCGGACATGATGTGCACCAGCCAGCGGTTTTGGATGGGCGCCCCATAAAGGTGGTACAGAATCATGACGATGCGGGGGGCCCAGAGTGTGGCAAAGATGGAGGTAATGGTGAACAAGATAGCAGTGGTTTTCCCTGTGGAGTAGCCACGCAGGCGAAAATTGCTTTTCCTTCTGAGCTTGTACACAATGATTGAGTTCAAGATGAAGAAGATAGAGCAGGGCACCAAGTACACAGTGAAACAGTGAATCCAGATAAGGACGTGATGCACGGAGGTGCTGATATAGTCTTCAGTCCAGATGTTGGGCCACCAGTAGTAGGGGATGCTGGTCAGGAAGCAGGTGATGTAAACACTTATGATGACTTTCCTGGTGCGGGCTGGGTAGGAGACCGTGTGGTACTTGAGCGGGTGGCAGACGGCGATATACCGGTCAATGGTTAATGGAACAGTAATCCAAATGGAGGTATGGATGGATGAGAATTCTAGCACTTCTATGATCTTATTGGCCACCTGAGGCAACTGCATGTTCAAGATGAAATCTTCCAACAGGAAGTCCACAAACACAATGAAAAAGAGGACCAAAATGTCAGCAGCAGCAAGTGCCAAGAGATAGTTGTAGGAGGACTTCTGCCTTCTAGCTACCAGCTGAGAGAGGATGATCACTGTCAGGATATTTGCTGTGGAGAGAAGAGAATCTGGTTTATCTCTGAAGTGAGATGACTTTGTTGGCTACTGTGGGGCCATAGGCATACTTTTGTGGGCACTCCCATGGAAGCCAAAGGGACTGAACCAATGCTTTTGATGGACAATCTCTGTACTACAAATTATATCTCATACAGACATCTGGATACTATTTTGACAAAGTTCTGTACTCATATTGTagtttatttattcctcacacaaTCATTGGAGGTGGTGCTGCCATTGTCCTTACTTCAGAAatgaaactggggctcagagggctTAAGGAGCTCACTTAGAGTCATACACTTAGTAAGTGCTGGTGACAGGAACCAAACCTCGATCCCCTAACCCCAAATcccatgatttttcttttgtccaGGTGCATGCAGGAAAATAGGGGGTGGGATGGCTTTCCCTGCTTCATGTGTTCAGGTGGGAGACTGACCTCTTAACCTTTTTGCAAACTGGATTTTAGGACCTTTCCTTTTTACATAGACTTAGTATTGAAGGTGCGGAGAAGATCACGAACTTCAGATTAGTTTAAagataaattctatttatttttagagtaggTGCAGATGGTCCCCAATTTATGATGATTTGACTTATGATTTTCCGACTTTACTATGGTGCAAAAGCTAtaggcattcagtagaaactgtacttgggattttgaatttggatcttttcccaggctggCGATATGTGTTATGATACTCTCTTGTTATGCTGGGCAACAGCAGCAAGCCAGAGCGCCCAGTCAATCACGTGATCACGAGCCCTTAAAACTGACACACTTAGAACCATCTGTACCTGTACGaccattctgtttctcactttcagtacaggattcaataaattacatgagatactcaacactttattataaaacaggttttatgttaaatgatttttcctagctgtaggctaatgtaagtgttctgaacaTGTTTCAGGTAAGCTAGGCTAAATTATGATGTTTGGTAGGCTAGGTGTATTAAATGAATTTTCAgcttatgatgggtttatcaggatgtaATCCCATCATAAATTGAGGAAGAGCTGTAGTCCAAATATggtacattattaaaaataatagaagtaaaTTTCCCTTGTTCTCCAACCACCCAAGTACCTCTCTCTCAGGACCATCATAGTAATAAATAATTTGTCCTTATATCTGTCTATATAATGCATGTATATAGTTTTTGAACAAACGgtagcaattattatttttttggtgtccAATTTGTTTTGACAATGtatgcatataatttttcttttttttttttaaagcttttatttaagtCCTCTGTAtacccagtgtgaggcttgaacttgTGACTCTGaattcaagagtcacatgctcttcagactgagccagccaggcattcctGAAAATACGTGCATATACTTTCtgatcaattttaaaaacaaatgtctcTCTGAATAAGACACATGTGGAAAGTTGTTAGGGACTCATTCTAAAATGATACTCCGATGGGTAATATCTAGAAGTCATTCTGCATATTTAATCTCATTAATTTTCACAGTCAACACTGTTAATCCTATTTTGCAAAATTCTCAGAGAATTTATGTCCCTTTTCTGAAGTCCAGTGGCAGAGCTCTCATCTGGATCTCCCTTTCTCAGtctcaccttttaaaatattatacaataGTTCATTTATAAAATTGTCTTGTAATATACACATCCTGGTACACTCATCACTCAGATTaaacaaaatttatcattttgccatatttgcttcatttattttattttttaatataatttaagtttttgagagagagcgtgcatgagtgggtggcggggtgggggtgaggggagggcagaagaagggggagacagagaatcttaagcaggctccagcgcagagcccaatgccggacttgatcttatgaccctgagatcatgacctgagcaaaaatcaagagtcatttgcttaaccaaccaagccatccaggtgccccgtcttttcactctcttaattGTGTCCTttgttgtaaaatttaaaaaatgtgatgagGAAcatttaatctctcttttttttttttaaagaaaactgacaCACTAGATATAACTGAAGTCCTCTTTGAAATTGCCCAAGGCccattctttctcctccctccttctttctctagaGGCAACCACTGTACTGTAGTCTTCAGGGCCCCATTTGCATCCCCTTACTTTATAGTGAACTGTCCATTCTAATGCTGCCTTTTccactcaacatttttttttaaagattttatttatttgagagagagagagaatgagaggaagagggtcacagggagaagcagacttcctgctgagcaggaagtctgatgcaggactcaatcccagtactccaggatcatgacctgagctgaaggcagttgcccaaccaactgaaccacccaggcgccctcaacaTTATGTTTTTGAGACCTATTTGGTTGATACAGGTAGctctcattcactcattttaacGACTATATAGCATCCCATTGTATAAACGTACTgtaatttattcatatatacatacatagagaCATatctgtacatacatacatatttatatttctataatacatgcttattatatagacacacgtacacacatgcatgtctatgtatgtatacacatattgGGTAGACATACGTGAGTGTGtgcgtatgtatatatataaacaatgtaCATTTAAATTGGTTCAAAGGTTTTGCTATTGAAAACTGCTGTAGTTAACAACTTGATAGGACTGTCCATGAGAAGTGTTCATATGTGAGAGTTTCTCTTGGGTAGTATGTATGCAGAAGTATATTTATTATGTTGTAGAGTATGTGCATCTTTATCTTTACTAGATTCAGCTCTATTGCTCTGTGAAGTGGTTTTACTAATTTACACTCCCAACAGCAGAGTATGAGATTTCCTGTTACTCCATATCCTCTCAGTATTTGATActgtcagttttttgtttgtttttgttttacatctgTGCTATTCTTCTCTTGTTGAAGGTactttgaaataacattttgaagTGGTGAAGATTTAAGGTACTGATTATATTAATTAGCCAGGATGCAAACCCAGAACCAACACCCAATGCTCTAAACCACTTGCAATATTGATAACTCAAGTAGGGGTGGGGGTACCATGCAGGTATATTACACTGtatgcaaaagagaaaaatagtaaatTCTACTTTAAGTCACTCTTAAGAAAAGATGTTCCATTAAAgcataattttttgtatttgtaaacCTGAAATTTCAAAAGTTTATTCTATGCATTGAGCCATGTTTTTGTGCATTGACTATGAGCTATGCCCTGGGAGGGGATGTTGAATAAAATAGACATGGATGGTTTTGCTTCATGGAGCTTAGAATCTTTTAGTCAAGAAAAATGTCAACTGAAGAGCCACAGCAGAAAATGTATAATTGAGAGCTGTAAGTGCTGTTAGTGGTCAATAAAAGCTTTGCTGAGGAAATGATGTTCAAGGTGAAATTTGGAGAACCGGTAGAAAGTAAATAGGTAAAAAGGATGGGAATAGAAAGTGTGTTTCATGCAAGggaaacagcatatgcaaaggccctgaggtgaggaAAGCATGAAGAGTTGAGTTTATAGGGAATGCTTATCTTGATTTTCTACTTGCTCTGTCTGTACTTTGCATTTACAGCTCTCTTTTATTAAACAGTCTTGCTATGTTCTGTTGAAAAGTATTCCAAAATGTTTTATTCACTTAGAAATCTTTTCAGAAAGTatttagcatctgccttctgtgTGCCTGGGCCCATGGTAGAAACAAATTGGTATTACACACATTTAGAATCTCCACTCAAAgtatggaaaaacaaacaagtagCTAAGTATTAAAGAGATAAATGAGAACATACATAGTGATGCAAGAGGGGCTGGTGAACAGATATAGAATGGAGGGCAAAGGATTTGGAAGAGGGTGTGGGTCAAAAGTCTGGATACTTTGATCTAATCATATACAGTCAGAGCTTTATAAACACAAGTTGTGAAATCAGGTCTGATGCTTATACATCGAAACCAAAAGCATCAGGACTCAGGATTAAGTGTGtggagcctggggctgggctgctgggATTTCGTCCTGGGTCTGCTACTTCTTGGCTTTTTGGCTTTGGATAGATTTATTTGATCTCTCTGcacttcagtttccttctttataaaatggATTAGTAAGAATATCTGCCTCAGACGGTTGTTTTGGGAATCAAGGgagataatttttataaagtagttagaacagtgcctggcatgtgatAAGTTCTCAGTGAATGTTAGCTATTGACTGAGAGTccactcattcagcaaatgttaacAGAACACttgctgtgttccaggcactgtatGATGTGTTGGAGATGCAAGGATTAACAAAATGTACAAGTTCCCTTTTATCATGGAGCTTATTGtgtggtgggggagacagacaataatcAGGTATAAAAATGTACAAGAGGATTTCAGACAGTGATACTATCTAGACTAAAACCCAGGGATGAGACAAATCTATGGGAGATTATTTTTTAGATTGTAAAATGACATTTGAGTTCAATTAAGGATGAGGAGAAGGGAACTGCCACGAAAAGATCTGTGGGAAAAGAATTCTAGGCAGTGggaatggcaagtgcaaaggcccagaggtgggaATAAGCATGGtattaatggaacagaaaaaaggcTTCTTATCAATACTGTTAggatccccattttatagatgaggaaactgaggattagattttgaggtaatttgcccaaagccacataCCGAGTAAGCTGGGGAGCCAGAAGGTGACTCTAGTTCTGTCCGATGTTATGGCATATCAAGTtctgtgttgtttatttttggtcATAGGAAAGGCTTCTCAGCTGGAGGAAAGTGATTCCTGTTTCCTGGGTTACCTCTGACTTAGAAAAGTACTGTCATTTCTCTCTCATGTTCCTGCTGCACCTGCCAGCCTATAAGGTGGCAGGAATGGATAAATGCTGGCTACATTCTGCAGGGAGTGACTCTTCACCACTGTCTCTTACTTCCCAGTTGAATGCTATTTGAAGTGTGGTGCTAAAAATTCTCCATAtccaaactctttaaaaatatttcagctcCATCTAATTAATGCTGTAAGTTGGGCAAGTCATCATCTCTAAACGATACTGCTAGGTATTCATATTTGACATTTTCTTAAGTTTCTAGTAATTTCCTCTGTTGAGAAACTAACCTGCAGACACTAAACTAACCCATTTCTTTTGTACATCTAGATTTGCCCCCAAGGCAACATCAGGCACACATAGGAGATCCTTGGGATGAGAGAACATGTGTGTGAGCCACACAGACCTAGAGGGGAATGGAACGATGCCTGTGTAttgattttctgaaaaagaaatgagaaggtaAAGTTTTCAGCTCTTAAGGTTTGACATTTACTATAATTACCTACGTCAAAAAATCCCTTCATTTCCACCTGGGCACGTTTTCTCCCAAAGAAAAGGAGTGGTGTTGACAGGGTCTGAGTGTATCTATAATGggtgaaaaaacaaagaaaccgaAGTCGTCATCACCTGAAATTCTGTATCTCAGCTTTTCTCTCAAACTAACCGGCCCAAGACTCTGTTTTTGTGGAAACTCAAGCAAGCCCCAGTGAACTTCACAATCAAACTGTCAGTGCTTCTAAAAAGCAAATCCTTTCGGTCAGTGGTGTCACTGGACAGGTTTAAGCTCCTGGGTAATAGAAAGCCCATGTTCTGTGATTGCAAAGCTTCTTGGTTATATTCTTGGGGGAATTCACTTTCTGTAATTTGCAGCTTATATGCTCAAACTTGAGAGGATTTGGGGAGTGGCTGAAAGAACAACACAGGTTTGGCTGTCAGACCCCACCACCAAACCATCTACTGGTACAGAGGGAAAGGTTCAAGGTTTTCCAGAGTTATTTTCTATGTCTGTGAGGACTACAAGGTCCCTGCAAGTTCCTTGGAAGAAGTAGCTGGAACAGAGCACTGAGTGAGAGTTCTGAATTTATCTCTCTTAGTTTTgctttagttccttttttttttttttgtctttgaaaatagttttttgggggtgcctgggtggctcagtcggttaagcatctgcctttggctcaggtcatgatcccgtggtcctgggatcgagcctcctgtttggctccctgcttagtggggagcctgcttcttcctctccctttgtcctccgcctccccagctcatgctctttctcttgctatgtgtgtctgtctcaaataaataaaatctttaaaaaatttagttttttaaattacaaaagtaaagcacttgtaaaaaaattaaacattatatCAGCatgtaattatattattattaactcacttttattgagcatttacttcTAAGTATCTTATACACaatacctcatttaatcttcacaaccaccTATGATGTTGGAACTATGATATGAGAacatcaaggctcagagaggttaagtaacttgttagAGGTCACACAGCGAACAAGTGGTGAGCCAGGACATTAAAGCAGGCTTTTTGCCTCCTTGGCTTATATATTTAACTACTACATTAGACATCAGAAAGTAAAAGTGTGCCCAAATCccattttccaaagaaattatGGTATTCAGTCTCATGGATGGCCCTTAATGAACCACACCTCTGAGTATTCATGCATTTGGGTAGTCATCTCCCCTTGAATTGGAGCTGGTCCTGTGATTTACTTTTGACCGATAGACTATGGCAGGTGACCCTATATGACAGGTCATAAGTGGGCCTTATGAATACATGCTCTTGGGGTGTTCCATCTTGGAACCCAGCTATGAGAAGCCCAAGTCACACGGAAAGGCCATGTGCAGGATCCTGGTTGAAAGCCCTAGGTGATCTCATAGCCTAATCCAACATCATGTGAGTGAGCCATGTTTGATGTCCAGCTCAATGGAACCCCCAAAATGACTGcagttattataaattataaatataattaacaatTACTGCTACacagtgagatcatacaataaaACTGTTCTGcaagttgatttttttcacttagaaataaatcatggattttttttctcctatgtcaATAATATTCATGAAATATTCACCTATGGCTggacattatttattttatcttgttttttagCCACTACAGAACTtcattaagcatctttttatattcCTGTAGAATAAATTCCCAAAGTAGAAATGCTGGTTTAAAGGAtaacacattttttcccctcttcctccctctctccctcttccccttcttcttcctaaAGGCAGCTAAGAAAAtttgcaaaaaggaaaagagctcAAGTTGAAGTTACAAAAGAATTTAGGTTACATACCAAGAAGAGCTTTTTGCTTGTAATGGCAGTTATGTGAACAGGAACAGGCCATTGACACCACAGTTGATCGGTTTATGAGGGTCTTCAGAAAAGGATAGAGAATTTCTTATCTGGGCTGATTAAATTCCTGAGGTTCCCTTCTGCAAATCTTCTCTGCATCCTAAACTATGTTCTTGTGAATTTCACCCCTTTCAGCCACCACTCCCAGTAACTTAAATGCATCTCTCCTCCTTACAGTTGCCTGTCTTCTGAGCTAGGAGAGTCAGCCCTCATGTCCTACAGAAGTGCAAGGACCCCTAACATGGTAAACAATTCCAGTGGTGTTATTTTAGCAGTTCCTGGGAGGTAC encodes the following:
- the GPR139 gene encoding probable G-protein coupled receptor 139, whose product is MEHTHAHLVANSSLSWSPGSVCGLGFVPVVYYSLLLCLGLPANILTVIILSQLVARRQKSSYNYLLALAAADILVLFFIVFVDFLLEDFILNMQLPQVANKIIEVLEFSSIHTSIWITVPLTIDRYIAVCHPLKYHTVSYPARTRKVIISVYITCFLTSIPYYWWPNIWTEDYISTSVHHVLIWIHCFTVYLVPCSIFFILNSIIVYKLRRKSNFRLRGYSTGKTTAILFTITSIFATLWAPRIVMILYHLYGAPIQNRWLVHIMSDIANMLALLNTAINFFLYCFISKRFRTMAAATLKAFFKCQKQPVQFYTNHNFSITSSPWISPANSHCIKMLVYQYDKNGKPIKVSP